Proteins encoded within one genomic window of Microtus ochrogaster isolate Prairie Vole_2 linkage group LG4, MicOch1.0, whole genome shotgun sequence:
- the U2af1l4 gene encoding splicing factor U2AF 26 kDa subunit isoform X2, giving the protein MIGACRHGDRCSRLHNKPTFSQTIVLLNLYRNPQNTAQTADGSHCHVSDVEVQEHYDNFFEEVFTELQEKYGEIEEMNVCDNLGDHLVGNVYVKFRREEDAERAVTELNNRWFNGQAVHAELSPVTDFRESCCRQYEMGECTRGGFCNFMHLRPISRNLRRQLYGRGPRHRSPPRSHTGHRPRERNRRRSPDHRHGRF; this is encoded by the exons ATG ATTGGGGCCTGCCGGCACGGGGACCGGTGCTCCCGACTTCACAACAAACCGACATTCAGCCAG ACCATAGTGCTGCTCAACTTGTACCGAAATCCACAGAACACAGCCCAAACGGCAGACGGATCGCACT GTCACGTGAGCGACGTGGAGGTGCAAGAGCACTATGATAACTTCTTTGAG GAGGTGTTCACAGAACTGCAGGAGAAGTACGGAGAGATCGAAGAGATGAATGTGTGTGACAACCTTGGGGACCACCTCGTGGGCAATGTCTATGTTAAG TTCCGCCGGGAGGAGGATGCAGAGCGGGCTGTGACTGAACTCAATAACCGCTGGTTCAACGGGCAGGCTGTGCACGCGGAGCTGTCCCCTGTCACTGACTTCAGAGAGTCGTGCTGCCGGCAGTACGAGATGGG gGAATGTACCCGAGGTGGCTTCTGCAACTTCATGCACCTACGACCCATATCCCGGAACCTGCGCCGCCAGCTCTATGGACGAGGACCCAGGCATAG gTCACCCCCAAGATCCCATACAGGCCACCGTCCCCGAGAAAGGAACCGGCGCCGTTCCCCAGACCACCGGCATGGTCGCTTCTGA
- the Igflr1 gene encoding IGF-like family receptor 1 has translation MGPRCIFWTATVAVLLLIRAASREVSWFCGRLEYWNPDNRCCRSCLQRFGPPACPDYEFTENCGLNDFGDTVAHPFRKCSPGYCNPNGTELCSPCSSGATTPARMESHSRTQKQCRKKPIPPKEVCPLTAGEAELSISLDQGQTTKNKVSKPGFAPPSVLTLFLVLLLLVVVLLSLFKRKACSHPCLSLASGGPSTSAHWCSPGTLEVLGSRNTGKTPPLQLSSWELQGLTSQPLSRLLDELEVLEELIMLLDPEPGPGGSMAYGTTRHLAARYGLPATWSTFAYSLRPNRSPLRALIEMVVAREPSATLGQLGIHLAQLGRADALQVLSKLG, from the exons ATGGGGCCCAGATGTATATTCTGGACAGCCACAGTGGCCGTGCTGCTGCTGATTCGAGCTGCCTCGCGGGAAGTCTCTTGGTTCTGCGGCCGCCTTGAGTACTGGAACCCTGACAACAGGTGCTGCCGGAGCTGCCTGCAGCgctttggtcctcctgcctgtccTG ACTACGAGTTTACAGAAAACTGCGGGCTCAATGACTTCGGCGACACCGTAGCACACCCTTTCAGGAAGTGTTCTCCTGGGTATTGTAACCCCAACGGCACAGAGCTGTGTAGTCCCTGTAGCAGCGGAGCCACAACCCCCGCACGTATGGAGAGCCACAGTAGAACTCAGAAGCAGTGTAGAAAG AAGCCCATCCCTCCCAAGGAAGTCTGTCCTCTGACAGCTGGAGAAGCAGAGCTCTCTATCTCCCTGGATCAGGGACAGACAACCAAGAACAAGGTCTCCAAGCCCGGCTTTGCTCCACCCTCAGTGCTGACCCTCTTCCTGGTGCTCCTGCTCTTGGTAGTGGTCTTGCTCTCTTTGTTCAAGAGAAAAGCCTGCTCCCATCCATGTCTCAGCTTGGCTTCTGGAGGCCCCAGCACCTCCGCACACTGGTGTTCTCCAGGCACCCTGGAGGTGTTGGGAAGTAGGAACACCGGCAAGACACCACCACTGCAGCTCTCAAGCTGGG AGCTTCAGGGCCTGACCTCACAGCCCCTGTCTCGCCTCCTGGACGAGCTGGAAGTTCTAGAGGAACTGATTATGCTGCTGGACCCTGAGCCTGGGCCTGGCGGGAGCATGGCTTATGGTACCACACGACACCTGGCTGCAAGATATGGGCTGCCTGCCACCTGGTCTACCTTTGCCTACTCACTGCGGCCCAATCGCTCACCCCTGAGAGCCCTGATTGAGATGGTGGTGGCAAGAGAGCCATCTGCTACTCTGGGACAGCTTGGCATACACCTGGCCCAGCTAGGGCGGGCAGACGCACTGCAGGTGCTATCCAAGCTTGGCTGA
- the U2af1l4 gene encoding splicing factor U2AF 26 kDa subunit isoform X1 produces MAEYLASIFGTEKDKVNCSFYFKIGACRHGDRCSRLHNKPTFSQTIVLLNLYRNPQNTAQTADGSHCHVSDVEVQEHYDNFFEEVFTELQEKYGEIEEMNVCDNLGDHLVGNVYVKFRREEDAERAVTELNNRWFNGQAVHAELSPVTDFRESCCRQYEMGECTRGGFCNFMHLRPISRNLRRQLYGRGPRHRSPPRSHTGHRPRERNRRRSPDHRHGRF; encoded by the exons ATGGCTGAATATTTAGCTTCGATATTCGGGACTGAGAAGGACAA GGTTAACTGCTCTTTTTACTTTAAGATTGGGGCCTGCCGGCACGGGGACCGGTGCTCCCGACTTCACAACAAACCGACATTCAGCCAG ACCATAGTGCTGCTCAACTTGTACCGAAATCCACAGAACACAGCCCAAACGGCAGACGGATCGCACT GTCACGTGAGCGACGTGGAGGTGCAAGAGCACTATGATAACTTCTTTGAG GAGGTGTTCACAGAACTGCAGGAGAAGTACGGAGAGATCGAAGAGATGAATGTGTGTGACAACCTTGGGGACCACCTCGTGGGCAATGTCTATGTTAAG TTCCGCCGGGAGGAGGATGCAGAGCGGGCTGTGACTGAACTCAATAACCGCTGGTTCAACGGGCAGGCTGTGCACGCGGAGCTGTCCCCTGTCACTGACTTCAGAGAGTCGTGCTGCCGGCAGTACGAGATGGG gGAATGTACCCGAGGTGGCTTCTGCAACTTCATGCACCTACGACCCATATCCCGGAACCTGCGCCGCCAGCTCTATGGACGAGGACCCAGGCATAG gTCACCCCCAAGATCCCATACAGGCCACCGTCCCCGAGAAAGGAACCGGCGCCGTTCCCCAGACCACCGGCATGGTCGCTTCTGA
- the Psenen gene encoding gamma-secretase subunit PEN-2: MNLERVSNEEKLNLCRKYYLGGFAFLPFLWLVNIFWFFREAFLAPAYTEQSQIKGYVWRSAVGFLFWVIVLTTWITIFQIYRPRWGALGDYLSFTIPLGTP; encoded by the exons ATGAACTTGGAGCGGGTGTCCAATGAGGAGAAGTTGAATCTGTGCCGGAAGTACTATCTTG GTGGTTTTGCATTCCTGCCTTTTCTTTGGTTGGTCAACATTTTCTGGTTCTTCAGAGAGGCCTTCCTCGCCCCAGCCTACACAGAGCAGAGCCAAATCAAAGGCT ATGTTTGGCGCTCAGCTGTGGGCTTCCTCTTCTGGGTAATTGTTCTCACCACCTGGATCACCATCTTCCAGATCTACCGGCCCCGCTGGGGTGCTCTTGGGGACTACCTTTCCTTCACCATTCCCCTGGGCACCCCCTGA